One Halobacterium sp. DL1 DNA window includes the following coding sequences:
- a CDS encoding molybdopterin dehydrogenase, whose amino-acid sequence MYPENFDFHRAETVDEALSLLDEHRSRETAVLAGAHGLVPRLKAREETPDVVVDIGRIDALRGIEATESGLRIGALTPYVDVVESDAVWEQATAFAEATKNIGDLQVRNIGTVGGNIAQAHPASDLPAAALAVDASIVVRGPDGEREIAPEAFFSGAFSTTLADDELVTHLDVEAQGEQGVGAYAKRARQSLGYAVVGVAVSLQVEDGVVTSPSVAVNGAVEHPVRLPGVEESLEGADVSASALEAAAARAGEELSENELRDGIDASPAFRRQLLGVYTRHALDAAAERAGFDTATEPAPQ is encoded by the coding sequence ATGTACCCCGAGAACTTCGACTTCCACCGTGCAGAGACGGTCGACGAAGCACTCTCGTTACTGGACGAACACCGCAGCCGAGAGACCGCGGTTCTCGCCGGTGCGCACGGTCTGGTCCCGCGGCTGAAAGCACGCGAGGAGACGCCAGACGTCGTGGTCGACATCGGTCGAATCGACGCGCTCCGTGGAATCGAAGCGACCGAGAGTGGGCTGCGTATCGGGGCGCTCACCCCGTACGTCGACGTCGTCGAGTCGGACGCCGTCTGGGAGCAGGCGACGGCGTTCGCCGAGGCGACCAAGAACATCGGCGACCTCCAGGTCCGGAACATCGGCACCGTCGGCGGGAACATCGCCCAGGCACACCCCGCCTCGGACCTGCCGGCCGCCGCGCTCGCCGTCGACGCCTCCATCGTCGTCCGGGGGCCTGACGGAGAACGAGAGATAGCCCCCGAGGCGTTCTTCTCGGGGGCGTTCTCGACGACGCTCGCCGACGACGAACTGGTCACGCATCTCGACGTCGAAGCGCAGGGCGAACAGGGGGTCGGCGCGTACGCGAAACGAGCGAGACAGTCCCTGGGGTACGCAGTGGTCGGCGTCGCCGTGTCACTCCAGGTCGAAGACGGCGTCGTCACGTCGCCGAGCGTCGCGGTCAACGGCGCAGTGGAACACCCGGTTCGCCTCCCGGGCGTCGAGGAGTCGCTGGAGGGCGCGGACGTATCGGCGTCCGCACTGGAGGCAGCGGCAGCCCGTGCGGGCGAAGAACTGAGCGAGAACGAGCTGCGGGACGGCATCGACGCGTCGCCAGCGTTCCGCCGCCAGCTCCTGGGCGTCTACACCAGACACGCGCTCGACGCAGCGGCCGAGCGGGCCGGCTTCGACACCGCCACCGAGCCGGCTCCGCAGTGA
- a CDS encoding DNA-binding protein yields the protein MQSATGADRREPAVDVETAIDEDAVAATCSHCGRPFAETAARDLHVGEVHPKACSSAERTAYEAAREAEREELFYFHLRVVVALGVLYALTVLLYMVVLGSDIL from the coding sequence ATGCAGTCTGCCACCGGCGCGGACCGACGCGAGCCCGCAGTCGACGTCGAGACGGCGATCGACGAGGACGCCGTGGCCGCGACGTGTTCGCACTGCGGCCGCCCGTTCGCGGAGACGGCGGCCCGCGACCTGCACGTCGGCGAGGTGCACCCGAAGGCGTGCTCGTCCGCGGAACGCACGGCCTACGAAGCGGCCCGGGAGGCCGAACGCGAGGAACTGTTCTACTTCCACCTGCGCGTCGTCGTGGCGCTTGGCGTCCTCTACGCGCTCACCGTCCTGCTGTACATGGTCGTCCTCGGCAGCGACATCCTGTAG
- a CDS encoding cytochrome C oxidase subunit I has translation MSGDETSPDESVEADGGVAGEAVHEDHEFPPKSSVKRWFVTTNHKDVGMLYLVTSLLFLVMGGVLALLMRTQLWVPRAPGTGPLSAFAYNQAVSVHGLVMVFWFLSPFAFGFANYVVPLQIGAKDLAFPRLNALSYWFYLASGILLGVSFFQGGSFAGGWTMYAPLSLPRFVPSIGGNSAILALLLFVVSVTVGSVNFLTTIHRMRADGLTLRRLPLFTWTILLTVWMMLFAFAALLAALLILSADRLLGTTYFAAEAANGALLWTHLFWFFGHPEVYIVFFPALGVMAETFQTFTGRRIVGRKWFIAAMVLVALQSFVVWMHHMFLTSINLEIKTLFMVTTIGISLPFDLMVFSLIYTMVKGRIRFTTPFLFSFGGLLLFIVGGITGVFLGAVVLDYEFRGTYWVVAHFHYVMVAGVAALIGGLYYWYPKMTGRMYDEFLGKLHFAVFFVGFNLLYFPMFVAWETPRRDFAYDPGMTTWHQLATVGGFVFGLSFLIMVYNMVVSAYAGEPADDNPWEYASTAEWAVPSPPPLENFPGVPSYGGGRLQFLGGDSETDATESDAADSVADGGSPDGVADGAGTAEVVGGEVATPHRRAQEETHDPAPSHASIWPFGVGVAAFLALFGLSGFQNGQFASGAMGTVYAASTGVGLLGVLATLVAMARERFHGPSGPFGESWPFGGVGNVKTGVWIFLASDVVLFGAFIGAYVFLRFSTGWVAWEPIPENVTPGLVNTYLLLTSSFAVVLALEAAEREHRWGVVASLGTTLVLGLGFLGNKAIEWNHLFHEGVWLSSNVRASTFFLTTGLHAAHVITGLLIAAYMLPRAWRGAYLGDSAPIEHFGLYWHFVDIVWLFLFPLFYIL, from the coding sequence ATGAGTGGAGACGAGACGTCGCCCGACGAGAGCGTCGAAGCGGACGGGGGTGTCGCCGGCGAGGCGGTACACGAGGACCACGAGTTCCCTCCAAAGAGTTCGGTGAAGCGGTGGTTCGTCACGACCAACCACAAGGACGTCGGCATGCTCTACCTCGTCACGTCGCTCCTGTTCCTCGTCATGGGCGGCGTACTCGCGTTGCTGATGCGGACGCAGCTGTGGGTCCCGCGTGCCCCCGGAACCGGGCCGCTGTCCGCGTTCGCGTACAACCAGGCCGTCTCGGTGCACGGCCTAGTGATGGTGTTCTGGTTCCTGTCGCCGTTCGCGTTCGGGTTCGCGAACTACGTCGTCCCGCTGCAGATAGGTGCGAAGGACCTCGCGTTCCCCCGGCTGAACGCGCTGAGCTACTGGTTCTACCTCGCATCGGGCATCCTGCTCGGCGTGTCGTTCTTCCAGGGCGGGTCGTTCGCTGGCGGGTGGACGATGTACGCGCCGCTGAGCCTGCCGCGGTTCGTCCCCAGCATCGGCGGGAACTCGGCCATCCTCGCGCTGCTGCTGTTCGTCGTATCGGTGACCGTCGGGTCGGTGAACTTCCTGACGACCATCCACCGGATGCGCGCCGACGGCCTGACGCTCCGGCGGTTGCCGCTGTTCACGTGGACCATCCTGTTGACCGTCTGGATGATGCTGTTCGCGTTCGCGGCCCTGCTCGCGGCCCTGCTCATCCTCTCGGCGGACCGCCTGCTCGGGACGACCTACTTCGCGGCCGAGGCCGCCAACGGCGCGCTCCTCTGGACGCACCTCTTCTGGTTCTTCGGCCACCCAGAGGTGTACATCGTCTTCTTCCCGGCGCTCGGCGTGATGGCGGAGACGTTCCAGACGTTCACCGGACGGCGCATCGTCGGCCGCAAGTGGTTCATCGCGGCGATGGTGCTGGTCGCCCTTCAGAGCTTCGTGGTCTGGATGCACCACATGTTCCTCACGAGCATCAACCTCGAGATTAAGACGCTGTTCATGGTGACCACCATCGGCATCTCCCTGCCGTTCGACCTGATGGTGTTCTCGCTCATCTACACGATGGTGAAGGGGCGCATCCGGTTCACGACGCCGTTCCTCTTCTCCTTCGGGGGGCTGTTGCTGTTCATCGTCGGCGGCATTACGGGGGTGTTTCTGGGCGCCGTCGTCCTCGACTACGAGTTCCGCGGCACGTACTGGGTGGTCGCCCACTTCCACTACGTGATGGTCGCGGGCGTCGCCGCGCTCATCGGCGGGCTCTACTACTGGTACCCGAAGATGACCGGCCGGATGTACGACGAGTTCCTCGGGAAACTCCACTTCGCCGTCTTCTTCGTCGGCTTCAACCTGCTGTACTTCCCGATGTTCGTGGCGTGGGAGACGCCCCGCCGGGACTTCGCGTACGACCCCGGGATGACGACCTGGCACCAGCTCGCGACCGTCGGCGGGTTCGTCTTCGGCCTCTCGTTCCTCATCATGGTGTACAACATGGTCGTATCGGCGTACGCGGGCGAGCCAGCCGACGACAACCCCTGGGAGTACGCGTCGACGGCCGAGTGGGCGGTCCCGTCGCCGCCGCCCCTGGAGAACTTCCCCGGCGTTCCGAGCTACGGGGGTGGCAGACTCCAGTTCCTCGGCGGCGACTCGGAGACGGACGCCACCGAGTCCGACGCGGCGGACAGCGTCGCCGACGGCGGGTCGCCCGACGGTGTCGCGGACGGCGCCGGGACGGCCGAGGTGGTCGGGGGTGAGGTCGCGACCCCGCACCGTCGCGCCCAGGAAGAGACCCACGACCCCGCGCCAAGCCACGCCAGCATCTGGCCGTTCGGCGTCGGCGTCGCGGCGTTCCTCGCACTGTTCGGCCTCTCCGGCTTCCAGAACGGCCAGTTCGCGTCCGGGGCGATGGGAACCGTCTACGCGGCGTCGACTGGCGTCGGCCTGCTCGGCGTCCTCGCGACGCTCGTCGCGATGGCTCGCGAGCGGTTCCACGGCCCGAGCGGCCCGTTCGGGGAGAGCTGGCCGTTCGGCGGCGTCGGCAACGTCAAGACCGGGGTCTGGATATTCCTCGCGTCGGACGTCGTCCTGTTCGGGGCGTTCATCGGCGCGTACGTCTTCCTCCGGTTCTCCACGGGCTGGGTGGCCTGGGAGCCGATTCCGGAGAACGTCACGCCCGGCCTCGTGAACACGTACCTCCTGTTGACCAGCAGTTTCGCCGTCGTGCTGGCCCTGGAGGCCGCCGAGCGGGAACACCGGTGGGGCGTGGTCGCCAGTCTCGGGACGACGCTGGTGCTCGGCCTCGGGTTCCTGGGCAACAAGGCCATCGAGTGGAACCACCTCTTCCACGAGGGCGTCTGGCTGTCGTCGAACGTGCGCGCGTCCACGTTCTTCCTGACGACCGGGCTCCACGCCGCCCACGTCATCACGGGGCTGTTGATAGCGGCGTACATGCTCCCGCGGGCGTGGCGCGGCGCGTACCTCGGCGACAGCGCGCCGATAGAGCACTTCGGGCTCTACTGGCACTTCGTGGACATCGTGTGGCTGTTCCTGTTCCCGCTGTTCTACATCCTCTGA
- a CDS encoding aldehyde dehydrogenase, which translates to MSTDERESLVGSPIERREDMSLLTGSGEYTNDIDRRNLTHAAILRSPHGRARIEDIDTATAEAMDSVHAVYTGQDVADSDIPNNIQTGWKLPELEEPPQRIMATDTVRYQGEPVAVVVGDTPAQAVDAATAIDVTYEQLPAAVGPSEAADDDAPVVHDEVDDNLAFDWEIGDEASTAEAFESAEYTASIDLTQQRIVPSAMEPRASLADYDSATGELTLWLTTQNPHLHRTLLATQTLGIPESKIRVIAPEVGGGFGNKIYHYPDEAIVSWCSMQLDRPVKWQATRSEDNHAACHSRAHETQGEIALAEDGTIVGIRADTYADMGAYLQFFAPAVPTFMYGCLFPGQYGIPNVHCRVRGTFTNTAPVDAYRGAGRPEATFLVERLVDLGAREAGMDPVELRRQNYIQPEEFPFDNGVGLTYDSGDYEHSLDTALEKVDYEELRERQAELREEGRYLGIGIVGYVEACGIGPSRTADELGSTIGLWESSVVRFNSSGTVTAFCGTSGHGQGHETTFAQIVSDELGVDYEDIEIVEGDTDQTPEGRGSYGSRSGPVGGSAVVSSSRKVVEKARQIAAHQLEVTPKDVEFEDGTFSIAGAPSRAVGIQEIAREAYTGFNLPDGMEPGLEATAFYDPENYTYPFGTHVAVVEVDPESGEVDVQRYVAVDDVGTQINPRVVEGQVHGGVAQGIGQALYEGAEYDETGNLRTDSFENYAVPAADQIPTIETDSTVTPCPHNPLGVKGVGEAGAIASPPAVVNAVVDALEPFGVSHIDMPLTPEAVWTAIHESNGGDD; encoded by the coding sequence ATGAGCACGGACGAGCGCGAATCGCTCGTCGGCTCCCCAATCGAGCGCCGGGAGGACATGAGCCTGCTCACCGGCAGCGGCGAGTACACGAACGACATCGACCGCCGCAACCTGACGCACGCCGCGATACTCCGGAGTCCGCACGGCCGCGCCCGAATCGAAGACATCGACACGGCAACGGCGGAAGCGATGGACTCGGTCCACGCCGTCTACACGGGACAGGACGTCGCCGACAGCGACATCCCGAACAACATCCAGACCGGGTGGAAGCTCCCGGAACTCGAGGAACCCCCACAGCGAATCATGGCGACGGACACCGTCCGCTACCAGGGCGAGCCGGTCGCAGTGGTCGTCGGTGATACCCCCGCCCAGGCAGTGGACGCCGCCACCGCTATCGACGTGACGTACGAGCAACTCCCAGCGGCGGTCGGGCCGAGCGAGGCTGCCGACGACGACGCACCAGTCGTCCACGACGAGGTCGACGACAACCTCGCCTTCGACTGGGAAATTGGCGACGAAGCGAGCACCGCCGAAGCGTTCGAGTCGGCGGAGTACACGGCGAGCATCGACCTAACCCAGCAGCGCATCGTTCCGTCCGCGATGGAGCCACGCGCGTCGCTCGCGGACTACGATTCCGCCACCGGCGAGTTGACGCTCTGGCTCACCACCCAGAACCCACACCTCCACCGGACGCTGCTGGCGACGCAGACGCTCGGGATTCCGGAGAGCAAGATCCGCGTCATCGCGCCCGAGGTCGGCGGCGGCTTCGGGAACAAGATCTACCACTACCCGGACGAGGCGATCGTCTCGTGGTGCTCGATGCAGCTCGACCGCCCGGTGAAGTGGCAGGCGACCCGCAGCGAGGACAACCACGCGGCGTGTCACTCCCGCGCTCACGAGACACAGGGCGAAATCGCGCTCGCCGAGGACGGCACAATCGTCGGCATCCGCGCGGACACGTACGCCGACATGGGCGCCTACCTCCAGTTCTTCGCGCCGGCGGTGCCCACCTTCATGTACGGTTGTCTGTTCCCCGGCCAGTACGGCATCCCGAACGTGCACTGCCGCGTCCGGGGGACGTTCACGAACACGGCGCCGGTCGACGCGTACCGCGGGGCTGGCCGCCCAGAGGCCACCTTCCTCGTCGAGCGACTCGTCGACCTCGGCGCCCGCGAGGCTGGAATGGACCCCGTCGAACTCCGACGACAGAACTACATCCAGCCCGAGGAGTTCCCCTTCGACAACGGCGTCGGGCTCACCTACGACAGCGGCGACTACGAGCACTCCCTCGACACGGCGCTCGAGAAGGTCGACTACGAGGAACTCCGCGAGCGCCAGGCGGAACTCCGCGAGGAAGGCCGGTATCTCGGCATCGGCATCGTCGGGTACGTGGAGGCCTGCGGTATCGGACCGTCTCGGACCGCCGACGAACTCGGCTCCACGATCGGGCTCTGGGAGAGTTCGGTGGTCCGGTTCAACTCCTCCGGGACCGTAACCGCCTTCTGTGGTACGTCTGGCCACGGACAGGGACACGAGACGACGTTCGCACAGATCGTTTCGGACGAACTGGGGGTCGACTACGAGGACATCGAGATCGTCGAGGGCGACACCGACCAGACCCCCGAGGGACGGGGGTCCTACGGGAGCCGTAGCGGCCCAGTCGGTGGGAGCGCGGTCGTCTCCAGCAGCCGGAAGGTCGTCGAGAAGGCGCGGCAGATCGCCGCCCACCAACTCGAGGTGACACCAAAGGACGTCGAGTTCGAGGACGGCACGTTCTCCATCGCGGGTGCGCCGAGCAGGGCGGTCGGCATCCAGGAGATCGCTCGGGAGGCGTACACCGGGTTCAACCTCCCGGACGGGATGGAACCCGGCCTCGAGGCGACCGCATTCTACGACCCGGAGAACTACACCTACCCGTTCGGCACCCACGTCGCCGTCGTCGAAGTCGACCCCGAGAGCGGGGAGGTCGACGTCCAGCGCTACGTCGCAGTCGACGACGTCGGGACCCAGATCAATCCACGGGTCGTCGAGGGGCAGGTCCACGGCGGCGTCGCACAGGGAATCGGACAGGCGCTCTACGAGGGAGCGGAGTACGACGAGACCGGGAATCTCCGCACCGACTCCTTCGAGAACTACGCCGTGCCGGCCGCCGACCAGATACCCACCATCGAGACCGATTCGACCGTCACGCCGTGCCCGCACAACCCGCTCGGCGTGAAGGGCGTCGGTGAGGCGGGCGCAATCGCCTCACCGCCGGCGGTCGTCAACGCCGTCGTCGACGCCCTCGAACCGTTCGGGGTCTCTCACATCGACATGCCGCTGACGCCGGAAGCCGTCTGGACTGCCATCCACGAGTCGAACGGGGGTGACGACTGA
- a CDS encoding transposase IS66 — MVADEKVEQLLERITALENRVDELEQEKTNLKQENQQLREENKRLRAKLRWYEGPHTPPSKDQSDQEESSSSSDADEDDEQPRTDGGTPGRKPGHDPEWRAAPDPDREIDVTCDCCPECGEGFDESAGVSPRLVEELPDPQPPEVTQYNRHHYECYSCGAETVASHPDCPDEGQFGVNVIAQAALSRYDHRLPYRKIADRFEQLHGLELSGASAWHATERAARAGRCEYEQIRRRIQHADVVHIDETGIKRDGEQAWMWTFRTDEHTLYAVRESRGSDVPVEVLGEDFAGTVVCDGWTAYPAFTSNLQRCWAHILREAEDVADKYEDGEPIHRHLTQMYVGLQSWLETDPSLRERAQMHRSSQNGLKSLVRCSATDDPVATLLGKIKGGIDHWLTFIGEPAVSPTNNAAENALREPVVLRKIIGTLRNDRGMFVHETLLSLLATSRQQGRNPYEKLKRIVRDNEMISRTHAVPSVESSG; from the coding sequence ATGGTCGCTGACGAAAAAGTGGAGCAACTGCTTGAGCGGATCACTGCTCTCGAAAATCGCGTTGATGAACTTGAGCAGGAGAAAACAAACCTCAAGCAAGAGAATCAGCAACTCCGCGAAGAGAACAAACGTCTCAGAGCTAAGCTCCGGTGGTACGAGGGACCGCATACACCACCGAGCAAGGACCAGTCAGACCAAGAGGAGTCGTCGTCCTCGTCCGATGCGGACGAGGACGACGAACAGCCACGTACTGACGGTGGGACACCGGGTCGAAAGCCCGGACACGACCCTGAGTGGCGAGCCGCACCTGACCCAGATCGAGAAATCGACGTTACCTGTGACTGCTGTCCGGAGTGTGGCGAAGGGTTCGACGAGTCGGCGGGCGTCAGCCCCCGACTCGTCGAGGAACTCCCGGATCCACAGCCACCCGAAGTTACACAGTACAACCGCCATCACTACGAGTGCTACTCTTGTGGAGCCGAGACTGTCGCTTCACACCCCGACTGCCCCGACGAGGGGCAGTTCGGGGTGAACGTCATCGCCCAAGCCGCTCTTTCCAGATACGATCACCGCCTCCCCTACCGGAAGATCGCCGACCGCTTCGAGCAATTGCATGGCCTCGAACTCTCAGGTGCATCTGCGTGGCACGCGACCGAGCGCGCTGCGCGCGCCGGTCGCTGTGAATACGAACAGATCCGCCGACGGATTCAGCACGCTGACGTTGTTCACATCGACGAGACGGGAATCAAACGCGACGGCGAACAGGCGTGGATGTGGACGTTCAGGACGGACGAGCACACGCTGTACGCGGTCAGAGAGAGTCGCGGAAGCGATGTTCCCGTAGAAGTCCTCGGCGAGGACTTCGCGGGAACGGTCGTCTGCGATGGGTGGACGGCATATCCGGCATTCACCAGCAACCTCCAGCGGTGCTGGGCACATATTCTCCGCGAAGCGGAAGATGTCGCTGACAAGTACGAGGACGGAGAGCCAATTCACCGGCATCTCACGCAAATGTACGTCGGTCTCCAGTCGTGGCTGGAGACCGACCCGAGCCTTCGTGAGCGAGCACAGATGCACCGATCAAGCCAGAACGGACTCAAATCGCTCGTTAGGTGCTCAGCTACCGACGACCCAGTGGCAACACTGCTCGGGAAGATCAAAGGAGGGATCGACCACTGGCTCACCTTCATCGGTGAGCCAGCAGTCTCGCCAACGAACAACGCTGCGGAGAATGCGCTTCGTGAGCCGGTTGTTCTCCGGAAAATCATCGGGACGCTCCGCAACGACCGCGGGATGTTCGTTCACGAGACGTTGCTGTCCCTGCTGGCGACATCGCGCCAGCAGGGACGCAATCCCTACGAGAAGCTCAAGCGCATTGTCCGAGACAACGAGATGATTTCACGGACTCACGCTGTGCCATCCGTCGAGTCCTCGGGGTAA
- a CDS encoding cytochrome C oxidase subunit II, with product MLILGTSLRGVVLSSLVPRGTRSYVFEQIYVVFLLLGTLVGIVVIAYMLHKAYKYRASSNRGDVADRPAVGEIPSGSGGGRKLFVSFALSAIIVISLISWTYFTLLYVESPDTAADEDPLEVEVVAHQFYWEFVYPNGYSERGTLRVPEDRRVQLTVTSSDVFHNFGVPELRAKADAIPGERTDTWLEASSPGTYEAHCYELCGAGHSFMDATVLVMDEGAYEDWYASTSNGTAENTTTTDASAAIASTAGV from the coding sequence ATGCTAATCCTTGGCACATCACTCCGGGGGGTGGTGCTCTCGTCACTCGTGCCTCGAGGGACGCGTTCGTACGTCTTCGAGCAGATATACGTCGTGTTCCTCCTGCTGGGGACGCTGGTGGGCATCGTCGTCATCGCGTACATGCTGCACAAGGCGTACAAGTACCGCGCGTCGTCGAACCGCGGGGACGTCGCGGATCGGCCGGCTGTCGGTGAGATACCGTCGGGGAGCGGGGGCGGCCGGAAGCTGTTCGTCTCCTTCGCGCTCAGCGCCATCATCGTCATCTCGCTCATCTCGTGGACGTACTTCACGCTGCTCTACGTGGAGAGTCCCGACACGGCGGCGGACGAGGACCCGCTCGAGGTCGAGGTCGTCGCCCACCAGTTCTACTGGGAGTTCGTCTACCCGAACGGCTACTCAGAGCGGGGCACGCTGCGCGTCCCGGAGGACCGGCGCGTCCAGTTGACAGTGACGTCGTCGGACGTATTCCACAACTTCGGCGTCCCCGAACTGCGGGCGAAAGCCGACGCGATACCGGGTGAACGGACGGACACGTGGCTCGAGGCGTCGAGCCCCGGAACCTACGAGGCGCACTGCTACGAGCTCTGTGGCGCCGGCCACTCGTTCATGGACGCCACAGTCCTCGTGATGGACGAGGGCGCCTACGAGGACTGGTACGCGAGCACGTCGAACGGGACGGCAGAGAACACCACGACTACGGACGCTAGCGCGGCAATCGCGTCCACAGCGGGGGTGTAA